From a single Bryobacter aggregatus MPL3 genomic region:
- the gluQRS gene encoding tRNA glutamyl-Q(34) synthetase GluQRS, with protein MYCGRFAPSPTGPLHFGSLVAATASYLDARAQRGQWLLRMEDTDHTRCRPHYADEILSTLSAFGFVWDEPVIVQSERSALYDAAIAQLGPRVYHCTCSRREIATLAAQNESRYPGICRNGCDPAKPVRALRLAVEDPAISDDFILFSTTGKIYSYQLAVVVDDEAQGITHVVRGADLLSSTPRQQYLQRLLGYRTLQYLHLPLATGPDGTKLSKQNLAPALDTASSTTLLVQALEFLQQQPEENLARQSLANIWAWAIANWRPERLRRYS; from the coding sequence ATGTATTGCGGCCGCTTTGCTCCCTCCCCGACCGGACCGTTGCACTTCGGCTCACTGGTTGCTGCAACGGCCAGTTATCTTGATGCCCGCGCCCAGCGTGGCCAGTGGCTGCTGCGCATGGAGGACACAGACCACACACGCTGCCGTCCTCACTACGCCGACGAAATCCTGTCCACCCTCAGCGCCTTTGGCTTCGTTTGGGATGAACCAGTCATCGTACAAAGCGAACGCAGCGCGCTTTACGATGCCGCCATCGCCCAGCTTGGCCCGCGCGTCTATCATTGCACCTGTAGCCGCCGCGAAATCGCAACCCTGGCCGCCCAGAACGAATCCCGCTATCCCGGAATCTGCCGCAACGGCTGCGACCCGGCAAAGCCGGTCCGCGCCTTACGCCTGGCAGTCGAAGATCCGGCAATCTCCGACGATTTCATTCTGTTCAGCACCACCGGTAAGATCTATTCCTACCAACTCGCGGTCGTTGTCGACGACGAGGCCCAGGGCATCACCCACGTTGTGCGCGGCGCAGATCTGCTGTCCTCCACCCCACGGCAACAGTATCTGCAACGCCTGCTCGGCTATCGGACGCTGCAGTATCTGCATCTTCCCCTTGCGACTGGTCCGGATGGCACAAAACTCTCAAAACAAAATCTCGCCCCGGCTCTCGACACGGCAAGCAGCACAACACTACTCGTACAAGCCCTTGAATTCCTCCAGCAGCAGCCAGAAGAGAACCTCGCGCGCCAATCCCTTGCCAACATCTGGGCCTGGGCTATTGCGAACTGGCGACCGGAACGCTTGCGGCGCTACTCTTGA
- a CDS encoding protein kinase domain-containing protein, with translation MHTRWQQVKQILHDAAEMPASRRDAFVEEASGGDAELIAEVKSLLESFEAADEFLEDAPVQLGGFLETLEGRRVGDYRVEKLIAKGGMGSVYLASKEMDGVPMQVALKVIRFAGNHEYLSRRFRMERQILARLTHENILRLLDGGVTSEGVPYLVTEYLDAQNLEEWLVETKPSLAARLELFTRICDGVAYAHRNLIVHGDLKPSNILVTRDGGAKLVDFGIARLIQGKDTTDPAVQNTITMAPALTPWWASPEQLRGEPLSIESDCYALGRILFFLLCGKLPFDFTGMTTQEILEHLRKEAPPKPSQVSGDGRLSGDLDNISLKALEFERSHRYRGADALGEDIERYLHLRPVSARPQTYGYRLQKFIRRNRAFVAVSTLASIALILAVGAAFYQERLAQKNYEKAQQRFDQLRNLANTLVFDADEALSTLQGATPVRAKLVKSALGYLDELAKQDTTDIVLREELAATYERIGDIQGRPGTMNLGQIAEALQSYRKSEMLRMEIRKNAKKAPEFQKASEQLASSYSRLSAALRVMGDANTALSYERKALGIRQALFEGDPTNLLRKRALASNLTSLSGSLSQMGDWQGVLETRREALQMLEEVVAQNPNQVADLRALSLALSRMGSIERHENALPASLAHYQRALEIDLRLYERDRGNVQFQVSAGLSHTNFGTILQSLGRTKEALDHFEVGRMIYEEVARADIREVRSRTLLQTNRVSTAKALLSIGRSREALPMVESALAMRERLAAMNRSNAGAQGEVAEAHEALGQVYAALRQRQKALKEFQMAQTLLQTIISADRSNAAMREDLARVENQLGALGVKSSAASVPVASSQ, from the coding sequence GTGCACACCCGCTGGCAGCAGGTGAAACAGATCCTCCATGACGCGGCTGAGATGCCTGCGTCGCGGCGTGACGCCTTCGTTGAGGAGGCCAGCGGCGGCGACGCGGAATTGATCGCCGAAGTCAAAAGTCTGCTCGAAAGCTTTGAAGCAGCCGACGAGTTTCTGGAAGACGCTCCAGTGCAACTGGGCGGCTTTCTCGAAACTCTCGAAGGCCGCCGGGTCGGCGACTATCGAGTAGAAAAGCTCATTGCCAAGGGCGGCATGGGCAGCGTTTATCTGGCCAGCAAAGAGATGGACGGCGTCCCGATGCAGGTGGCGCTCAAAGTCATCCGCTTTGCCGGTAACCACGAGTATCTCTCTCGCCGCTTTCGCATGGAGCGCCAGATTCTGGCCCGTCTCACGCATGAGAACATTCTGCGTCTGCTGGACGGCGGCGTTACCAGTGAAGGTGTCCCTTATCTCGTCACCGAGTACCTCGATGCGCAGAATCTTGAGGAATGGCTGGTGGAGACGAAGCCAAGCCTCGCGGCCCGTCTGGAGCTCTTCACTCGCATTTGCGATGGCGTTGCTTACGCGCACCGCAATCTGATCGTCCACGGCGATCTGAAGCCGAGCAATATTCTGGTCACCCGGGATGGGGGGGCCAAGCTGGTGGATTTCGGCATTGCCCGCTTGATTCAGGGCAAAGACACCACCGATCCAGCGGTACAGAATACGATCACGATGGCTCCGGCCCTGACTCCCTGGTGGGCCAGTCCGGAACAGTTGCGCGGCGAGCCACTGAGCATCGAGAGCGATTGCTATGCGCTCGGGCGTATTCTGTTCTTTCTACTCTGCGGCAAGCTGCCCTTCGACTTTACGGGCATGACGACGCAGGAGATTCTCGAACACCTGCGTAAAGAAGCTCCGCCGAAGCCGAGCCAGGTGAGCGGTGATGGCCGCTTGTCGGGGGATCTCGACAATATCAGCCTAAAGGCGCTTGAGTTTGAACGTTCTCATCGCTATCGCGGCGCCGATGCGCTGGGCGAGGATATTGAACGCTATCTGCACTTGCGCCCGGTGTCGGCGCGGCCGCAGACCTACGGCTACCGGCTGCAAAAGTTTATCCGCAGAAACCGGGCCTTTGTTGCGGTCTCGACTCTTGCGAGTATCGCGCTCATTCTCGCGGTGGGTGCTGCCTTCTATCAGGAGCGCCTGGCGCAAAAGAATTACGAGAAAGCGCAGCAGCGTTTTGACCAGTTGCGGAATCTGGCGAACACCTTGGTGTTTGACGCCGATGAAGCCCTGTCTACATTGCAGGGCGCCACTCCGGTGCGCGCCAAGTTGGTGAAGAGCGCCCTGGGCTACCTGGATGAGTTGGCGAAGCAGGATACCACCGACATCGTATTACGCGAAGAGCTTGCCGCGACCTACGAGAGAATTGGCGATATCCAGGGCCGTCCTGGAACGATGAATCTCGGGCAGATCGCTGAGGCGCTCCAGAGCTATCGCAAGAGCGAGATGCTGCGGATGGAGATTCGCAAGAATGCAAAGAAGGCACCCGAGTTTCAGAAAGCCAGCGAGCAATTGGCTTCGAGTTACTCCCGGTTGAGTGCTGCGTTGCGTGTGATGGGCGATGCCAATACGGCGCTCTCTTATGAGCGGAAGGCGCTTGGCATCCGCCAGGCTCTGTTTGAAGGCGATCCTACGAATCTGCTTCGCAAGCGTGCGCTGGCTAGCAACCTGACCTCCTTGAGCGGGAGTTTGTCCCAGATGGGAGATTGGCAGGGAGTGCTCGAAACCCGCCGCGAGGCCTTGCAGATGCTCGAAGAAGTTGTCGCTCAGAATCCGAATCAGGTTGCCGATCTCAGGGCGCTGTCGCTTGCTCTTTCGAGGATGGGTTCCATTGAGAGGCACGAGAATGCGCTGCCGGCAAGTCTGGCTCATTATCAGCGGGCGCTCGAGATCGACCTGCGCCTCTATGAGCGGGACCGGGGGAATGTGCAGTTCCAAGTGAGCGCCGGGCTTTCTCACACCAACTTCGGAACGATTTTGCAAAGTCTGGGGCGTACGAAGGAAGCGCTTGATCATTTCGAGGTGGGCCGTATGATTTATGAGGAGGTTGCGAGGGCGGATATCCGCGAGGTCCGAAGCAGAACCCTCCTCCAGACCAACCGGGTGAGTACTGCGAAGGCTTTGTTGAGCATCGGACGGTCGCGGGAAGCGCTGCCGATGGTGGAGTCGGCTCTGGCGATGCGGGAGCGGCTCGCGGCGATGAATCGTTCGAATGCGGGAGCGCAGGGAGAAGTCGCCGAGGCGCACGAGGCACTCGGACAAGTCTATGCGGCGCTCCGGCAACGGCAGAAGGCGCTGAAGGAATTCCAGATGGCGCAAACCTTGTTGCAGACCATCATCAGTGCGGACCGGTCCAATGCTGCAATGCGCGAAGATCTCGCGCGGGTGGAGAACCAACTCGGCGCACTGGGCGTCAAGAGTAGCGCCGCAAGCGTTCCGGTCGCCAGTTCGCAATAG
- a CDS encoding sigma-70 family RNA polymerase sigma factor, which produces MVLEADILEATPVRTPGQQNEPGHDVTQLLQSWSHGNRQALADLLPLVYDELRRLAASYMRFENPGHTLQATALVHEAYMKLIQQRDVSWKSRAHFFGIAAQMIRRILVDHIRATRAQKRGSGFAALSLDEAIGVPEKRNWEILALDDGLKTLAKVDPQQARIVELRFFAGLSIEETAAIVGVSPATVKRDWVCAKAWLFRELTRGGSNES; this is translated from the coding sequence ATGGTTCTCGAGGCCGATATTTTGGAAGCAACCCCCGTCCGGACCCCTGGCCAGCAGAACGAACCGGGCCACGACGTCACCCAATTGCTACAGAGCTGGTCGCATGGCAATCGCCAGGCGCTCGCCGATCTGTTGCCGCTTGTTTATGACGAACTGCGCCGTTTGGCCGCCAGTTACATGCGCTTTGAAAATCCGGGCCATACGCTGCAAGCGACGGCTCTGGTGCACGAAGCGTACATGAAGCTGATCCAGCAGCGCGATGTCAGTTGGAAGAGCCGAGCCCACTTTTTTGGAATTGCGGCGCAGATGATCCGCCGTATTCTTGTCGATCACATTCGCGCCACGCGCGCCCAGAAACGCGGTTCCGGCTTTGCCGCTCTGTCGCTGGATGAGGCGATTGGAGTTCCTGAGAAGCGGAACTGGGAGATTCTGGCACTGGACGATGGCCTGAAAACGCTCGCCAAGGTCGACCCCCAACAGGCAAGAATTGTAGAATTGCGATTCTTTGCCGGACTGTCGATTGAGGAGACGGCGGCGATTGTCGGCGTCTCTCCCGCGACGGTCAAGCGCGACTGGGTTTGCGCGAAAGCATGGCTGTTTCGCGAATTGACCCGAGGTGGATCCAACGAGTCTTAA
- a CDS encoding alpha/beta hydrolase — MISTLHGTLHKRNDFDSHILTGERELVIYLPPGYEQRPSQRYPVMYFHDSQNVFEPHTAFIPGQYWQVPETADRLITEQRVEPLILVGIPHGGTRRIDEFTPSPNPQEHYGGQAASYGRMLVEEVIPFIDRDYRTLPGPKHTGLGGSSLGGLVTIYLGIRYPEVFGRLAVMSPSVWWDYRMILRKIVSITHKHRAKLWLDVGLREGNNPKAVLRDVRLLRDVLMHKGWKAGSNLFYYEDHEGGHDERAWAARVPSMLQFLFPGARPRIELPDSASFR; from the coding sequence GTGATCTCGACTCTCCATGGCACGCTGCACAAACGCAACGATTTTGACTCCCACATCCTTACCGGAGAGCGGGAACTGGTCATCTATCTGCCTCCAGGCTATGAGCAGCGCCCATCCCAACGCTATCCGGTCATGTACTTCCATGACTCCCAGAACGTCTTTGAGCCCCATACGGCGTTCATCCCTGGGCAGTACTGGCAAGTCCCCGAAACAGCAGACCGCCTCATCACCGAGCAGCGCGTCGAGCCACTGATTCTGGTTGGCATCCCTCACGGCGGCACCCGGCGCATTGACGAGTTCACGCCCAGCCCGAATCCTCAGGAGCACTACGGCGGCCAGGCTGCGTCCTATGGACGCATGCTCGTAGAAGAGGTGATTCCCTTCATCGATCGGGACTACCGCACGCTTCCCGGCCCCAAACACACCGGCCTCGGCGGCAGTTCGCTCGGCGGCCTGGTGACCATCTATTTAGGCATCCGGTATCCCGAGGTGTTTGGCCGTCTTGCCGTCATGTCCCCATCGGTGTGGTGGGATTACCGGATGATCCTCAGAAAGATCGTCTCGATCACCCACAAGCACCGGGCCAAGCTCTGGCTCGACGTCGGCCTGCGCGAAGGAAATAATCCAAAGGCAGTTTTGCGCGACGTGCGCCTGCTCCGCGACGTGCTGATGCACAAAGGATGGAAGGCCGGAAGCAATCTGTTCTATTACGAAGATCACGAAGGCGGCCACGACGAGCGCGCCTGGGCCGCCCGCGTGCCGTCCATGCTGCAGTTCCTGTTCCCCGGGGCCCGGCCGCGCATTGAGCTGCCAGACTCAGCTAGTTTCCGTTGA
- a CDS encoding glycosyltransferase family 39 protein, whose translation MNRFLEFVATLDRNPRWALLFCLAVFAMVMIPAALRPLWYDELVTYYIAMSPSWDRFLESVQTVDLQPPLNFLLVRISILLLGDSDFSARVPSLLAFVAASLVVFQLVRHRLGGLFGLMGMAVFWCVWLVYFAVEARPYALMLALLCCGLYCWLAAIERPRWSRWHTGLTVSLAALFLTHCFAPLFGSAIGVGELVRSVERRRLDRRIWLAILLPLLILPLYFPLLRTAHSMRFSPALESTMALLSTFYYSLVMILLPVVGIVVVLGYAVRDSGKPWCKIIRSHELAFCLTTLAMPALVGVYCMISGIQFVGRYGIGAMLGVTLLVVAILARLLRNPGTVLLITVLLVGLFVWSKGLTGMQMGRYRNVSLQYREIEPNLPFITANGMTFLEMDRREPTQLAARLFYLTNNEAALHYIKSNMFEGLVHVQRLFPIRGQVVSYEQFLATHRRFLVFAMPSDHENWLLPKLKDDGATISLRMEAEQTGYLDRHVYEVVLPGPVATINGN comes from the coding sequence ATGAACCGATTTCTGGAATTCGTGGCTACGCTCGACCGCAATCCACGATGGGCACTGCTGTTCTGTCTCGCCGTATTCGCGATGGTGATGATTCCAGCCGCTCTGCGGCCTCTCTGGTACGACGAGTTGGTGACCTATTACATCGCGATGTCGCCGAGCTGGGATCGATTTCTCGAGAGTGTACAGACGGTGGATCTGCAGCCTCCCCTTAACTTTCTCCTGGTGAGGATCAGCATCCTGCTGCTGGGCGATTCTGATTTCAGTGCGCGCGTGCCATCCTTGCTGGCATTTGTGGCGGCGAGTTTGGTGGTCTTTCAGTTGGTGCGGCACAGACTGGGTGGGCTGTTTGGACTGATGGGGATGGCGGTCTTCTGGTGCGTCTGGTTGGTTTATTTTGCTGTCGAGGCGCGGCCCTATGCGCTGATGCTGGCGTTGCTCTGCTGCGGATTGTATTGCTGGTTGGCGGCGATCGAGAGGCCGCGCTGGAGCCGATGGCACACCGGGCTGACGGTCTCCTTGGCGGCCCTATTTCTCACCCATTGTTTCGCTCCTCTTTTTGGCTCCGCAATCGGAGTGGGGGAACTGGTTCGGAGCGTAGAACGCCGCCGTCTGGACCGCAGGATCTGGCTGGCGATCCTCTTGCCTCTGCTGATTCTGCCGCTATATTTTCCCTTATTACGAACGGCGCATTCCATGCGTTTTTCCCCGGCCCTGGAGTCCACGATGGCCTTGCTCTCGACCTTTTACTACTCCCTGGTGATGATTCTGTTGCCGGTGGTGGGGATCGTCGTGGTTCTCGGATATGCCGTGCGGGACTCGGGGAAGCCGTGGTGCAAGATCATTCGATCTCATGAGCTTGCCTTCTGTCTGACGACGCTGGCCATGCCGGCGCTGGTCGGCGTCTATTGCATGATTTCGGGCATTCAGTTTGTTGGCCGCTATGGAATTGGCGCGATGCTGGGCGTGACCTTGCTGGTGGTCGCCATTTTGGCACGCCTGCTTCGGAATCCAGGTACGGTACTTCTCATCACGGTTCTTTTGGTGGGTTTGTTTGTCTGGAGCAAGGGGCTGACTGGAATGCAGATGGGCAGGTACAGGAATGTTTCGCTGCAATATCGTGAGATCGAGCCCAACTTGCCCTTTATTACGGCAAACGGCATGACCTTTCTCGAAATGGATCGGCGGGAACCCACGCAACTTGCGGCGAGACTTTTCTATCTGACCAACAACGAGGCCGCCTTGCACTACATCAAATCGAATATGTTCGAGGGCCTCGTACATGTCCAGCGACTCTTCCCGATTCGAGGCCAAGTCGTTTCCTATGAGCAATTCTTAGCGACACACCGTCGATTCCTGGTCTTTGCGATGCCTTCGGATCATGAAAACTGGTTGCTCCCGAAGTTGAAGGATGATGGGGCCACGATTTCCCTGCGGATGGAAGCGGAGCAAACTGGATATCTCGATCGCCACGTCTATGAGGTGGTGCTTCCTGGACCTGTCGCCACGATCAACGGAAACTAG
- the rfbF gene encoding glucose-1-phosphate cytidylyltransferase — protein sequence MKVVILCGGMGTRLREETEYRPKPMVEIGGRPILWHIMKYYSHFGFRDFVLCLGYRGQVIKEYFLNYEAMNNDFTICLGQTNQIHFHERHREQGFHVTLADTGLETMTGGRIRRAAKYLDGDTFMMTYGDGLSNIDLGALLAFHQSHGRIATVTSVNPPVRYGILSTTASGEVSSFLEKPVSRDCASAGFFIFDRKILDYIDSDETVFENGPLEQLTADKQLMAFRHDGFFFAMDTYREYLQLNELWRSGEAPWKVWQ from the coding sequence ATGAAAGTCGTGATCCTTTGTGGCGGAATGGGAACCCGGTTGCGAGAAGAGACAGAGTATCGGCCCAAACCGATGGTCGAAATCGGCGGCCGGCCGATCCTGTGGCACATCATGAAGTACTATTCGCACTTCGGCTTCCGGGATTTTGTGCTGTGTCTTGGCTATCGCGGCCAAGTGATCAAAGAATACTTCCTCAACTACGAGGCGATGAATAACGATTTCACCATCTGCCTGGGACAAACCAATCAGATTCACTTCCACGAGCGACATCGGGAGCAAGGCTTCCACGTTACCCTAGCCGACACGGGGCTTGAGACCATGACTGGCGGCCGCATCCGCCGCGCAGCGAAGTATCTGGACGGCGACACCTTCATGATGACCTACGGCGACGGCCTCTCCAATATCGATCTCGGGGCGCTGCTCGCCTTCCATCAGTCCCATGGCCGCATCGCGACGGTCACCAGCGTCAACCCGCCGGTTCGCTATGGAATCCTCAGCACGACAGCAAGTGGCGAGGTCTCGAGCTTTCTTGAAAAACCAGTTTCGCGCGATTGCGCCAGTGCAGGCTTCTTCATCTTCGATCGAAAGATCCTCGACTATATTGACTCCGACGAAACCGTGTTTGAGAACGGTCCTCTCGAGCAACTGACTGCCGACAAGCAACTGATGGCGTTTCGCCACGATGGCTTCTTCTTCGCGATGGACACCTATCGCGAATACTTGCAACTCAATGAACTCTGGCGCTCGGGCGAAGCACCCTGGAAGGTGTGGCAGTGA
- a CDS encoding NAD-dependent epimerase/dehydratase family protein, with protein MRGFWDARPVFVTGATGLVGSWLVKALLRQGAEVVCLVRDSVPQSELNQSGDAARVRLVHGDICNQALLERILGEYEIDTVFHLAAQTIVGVANRNPVSTFSSNIEGTWALLEAARRAPSVRQIVVASSDKAYGDQEKLPYEESTPLEGRHPYDVSKSCADLIAQSYAHTYQLPVVVTRCGNFYGGGDLNWNRIIPGTIRSLLRNEPPLIRSDGQFIRDYFFVEDGAAAYLLLAERLAGNRLLIGHAFNFSNESQVTVTDLVRRISRLMGSRLEPRILNQASHEIRNQQLSAAKAREMLSWSPLFSLDQGLELTIAWYRQWNEQRNQSSHAADVHTLATVLR; from the coding sequence ATGCGAGGATTCTGGGACGCCCGGCCCGTCTTCGTCACCGGGGCGACCGGCCTGGTCGGCAGTTGGCTCGTCAAGGCACTGTTACGCCAGGGAGCTGAAGTTGTTTGCCTGGTTCGCGACAGCGTTCCCCAATCGGAATTGAACCAATCGGGGGACGCAGCCCGGGTTCGCCTCGTGCATGGCGACATCTGCAACCAGGCGCTCCTCGAACGCATTCTCGGCGAGTACGAAATCGATACCGTTTTTCACCTTGCCGCACAGACCATCGTCGGCGTGGCGAACCGGAATCCGGTCTCGACCTTTTCGTCCAACATCGAAGGCACCTGGGCGCTGCTCGAGGCGGCCCGCCGTGCGCCCTCAGTCCGCCAGATTGTTGTCGCGTCATCCGATAAAGCCTACGGTGACCAGGAAAAGCTTCCCTACGAAGAATCCACGCCGCTGGAAGGCCGCCATCCTTACGATGTCAGCAAGTCCTGTGCCGATCTGATCGCGCAATCCTACGCCCACACCTATCAGCTTCCAGTTGTCGTCACGCGTTGCGGCAACTTCTACGGCGGGGGCGATCTCAACTGGAACCGCATCATCCCTGGCACCATTCGTTCGCTCCTCCGCAATGAGCCGCCCCTCATCCGCTCCGACGGTCAGTTCATCCGGGATTATTTCTTCGTTGAGGATGGGGCTGCTGCTTATCTCCTCCTTGCCGAACGTCTCGCCGGCAACCGCTTGCTCATCGGCCACGCTTTTAACTTCTCCAATGAGTCCCAGGTGACGGTCACGGATCTGGTTCGGCGCATCAGCCGTCTCATGGGTTCGCGTCTTGAGCCGCGCATCCTGAATCAGGCCTCCCATGAGATTCGAAATCAGCAGCTCAGCGCCGCCAAGGCCAGAGAGATGCTGTCCTGGTCACCGCTCTTTAGCTTGGACCAGGGTCTCGAGCTGACGATCGCTTGGTACCGCCAATGGAATGAGCAGCGTAACCAATCCAGTCATGCCGCCGACGTCCATACGCTCGCAACGGTGCTCCGATGA